The nucleotide window TGTGTTCCTTTGAACGGTACGCAAAAATAGCCCCCTTCCCCGACTGATCACTAAAAGAGACCGGTTTTAGGTGGCTGTTTTTATATTTGAATTTACGGATACCATTTTGTAATACCGTCGAATATACGACATCCAAAGAAGCTGCCATGACTGTTATTCCTTCCCAAACTAAAAGAGAACACAAATAATCTTAAAGATTTGTGTTCTCCCAATAGCTTAGAAGTCTTAAATGAATGACAAAATAAGCGTGTATATATTGAGTTACTCGTCTAAAAATGGTAAGATAAGTCTACAAGTTCAGATTGCAGTCTGAACAGATTATCCAATTACATAAGTGGTTCCCAGCCGCTTACATAATCCCTGAGACGAGCGAGAACACATAGTTTTGTATGTGATTCAGATAAAAAAGTGAGGCCAAATTCACTTGTTTATCCGTCTCTTTTTTATATATTTTTTTTATCTTACCGAATCTGTTGAAAGTTGTAAATATAATTTACCAAATCAAGTAGAAATTATCTAAATGTCTAATACGTTAGCTCCCTTATGTCTGAACAACTCAAGTTCCTCTTCAGAATCAATTGATTCTATCATTTCCTGTACTTGATTTAATTCAAATGAATGATTCTCTAGCAAAGGTTTATATAAGTTAAAAATTGTTGATTCTAGTTTTTCTAATGCCTCATTTCCAAAGCTACGAGATCCATTATAAAATTCTCGCACATAACTAGGAGCTAATCCAATAGCTTTAGATAGATCAATTCGGCTTATATAATAATTATCAATCAAAAACTTAAGAACGAATCTGTCATATTCGTTTCTAAACTCTTTAGAGTTTTTTTTCATGAAATCTTACCTCTTCGTTGTTAATTATAGCAACATCCTCGTTTATAATATTACCATCAAAAAAATTTATATACAATCCTTTTTTTAATATAATTCTTCAAATCCCCTATCTATCAGTGTTTAAAAGGTAACATAATAGTAATATAATATATTACCTTACTATTATGTTACTATTATCAATAGTAACATAATATAAAATCTGCTGTTTTATTTTTTGATTTATTGTTGATTTCGACAACGTATTATGCTAATATGAGAAAGTAATATAGTATATTACTTTCTCGTATTGTTACGATTAACAAAATATTACTTTATATATTATTATCTATATTACTTATCTATTACCAAAAATATTACTATTATATTATTTAGGGAGGAATTGAAAAATGGCAGTAGTTTTGACTGTTGCAGCAAACAAGGGTGGTGTTGGTAAAACTCTTATTACAATCAATCTCGCAGGAGCTATCCGTAGGAGTTTTCCTGAAGCAAAAATTCTTGTCGTTGATACTGACGCTCAAGGAAATAGTACAAAGTCTTTTCGTGTGAAAGTAGCTAAGGATCAAAATACGATTTATGATGTCTTCATGGATAATGCAACAGTTGAAGAAACTATTGTTCAAACATATGACGATCATATAGACGTTCTTCCTGCGAATTCTGATAACAACTATTTAGAGTTTGATAAAATGGAACAATTTCGTGATACCATATTAGAATGGTTTGTATCTTTACTTAAAAAATTTAAGGATAACTTAACTGAAATCATGACTGTTTCAGGATTAAAGAAAAAAATGAATAATATTATTGATCCCAGCGCGAACTATTTTAATGCTCTTGATGGTAAATTTGATAATGTGAGTGATAAATACGATTACATCATTTTCGATACACCACCAGAGTTAAAACAAGTTACCTCATCTGTTCTTTCAATTGCAGACGTAGTTATCGTCCCTTATGAACCTGATTTAAATGGGGTTGATGGAGTTACACACTTAATATCTCGTGTGAACACATTGAAAGAAAAATACAATCCAAATTTACGCATTGGAGGCGTACTTGCCAACAAAGTCTATAATACAAATCTACATGCAAAAATGATTAACGCAATGATGAAATATACTAATAGAAACAATTATCATTATTTTGATTCTGAACTCCCAAGATCAATTACCTTTGCTGATAAATTAGTTCGAAACGGAATGCCGATAACAATGAGTTCACCTGAAAACAAATTTGCTCAGCATTTTTATAAGCTGATTATCGAAATGAACAAGTTAGGTTTACTTTCTAAAAATGGTAAAGAACTAGAAATTCCTCATAAGTTATATGTTGAAAGTGACGGTGAAGAATAATGCCAAGAATAA belongs to Vagococcus carniphilus and includes:
- a CDS encoding ParA family protein; this encodes MAVVLTVAANKGGVGKTLITINLAGAIRRSFPEAKILVVDTDAQGNSTKSFRVKVAKDQNTIYDVFMDNATVEETIVQTYDDHIDVLPANSDNNYLEFDKMEQFRDTILEWFVSLLKKFKDNLTEIMTVSGLKKKMNNIIDPSANYFNALDGKFDNVSDKYDYIIFDTPPELKQVTSSVLSIADVVIVPYEPDLNGVDGVTHLISRVNTLKEKYNPNLRIGGVLANKVYNTNLHAKMINAMMKYTNRNNYHYFDSELPRSITFADKLVRNGMPITMSSPENKFAQHFYKLIIEMNKLGLLSKNGKELEIPHKLYVESDGEE
- a CDS encoding XRE family transcriptional regulator encodes the protein MKKNSKEFRNEYDRFVLKFLIDNYYISRIDLSKAIGLAPSYVREFYNGSRSFGNEALEKLESTIFNLYKPLLENHSFELNQVQEMIESIDSEEELELFRHKGANVLDI